From a single Paenibacillus sp. FSL R5-0345 genomic region:
- a CDS encoding CueP family metal-binding protein: MRRKTWIASGAVVVVALGAYLVVGGNDKETPAASDTSNVKQLVQEYSSSGMKNLSASITSEQLIVTDSNNKSTKYDLPKDEFFVSIAPYVKDTHPCATHSLTGCQGELTEQEFSVYIEDTDGNVIMDQTMKSQSNGFIDLWLPRDKKYSVTIEQDGVKAKAELSTFKSDNTCVTTMQLVESI; the protein is encoded by the coding sequence ATGAGGAGAAAAACTTGGATAGCTTCTGGAGCTGTTGTTGTAGTTGCTTTAGGGGCATATTTGGTTGTGGGAGGGAACGATAAAGAGACACCTGCGGCAAGTGATACCTCTAATGTTAAGCAATTAGTACAGGAATATAGTTCAAGCGGCATGAAAAACCTATCTGCTTCTATCACTTCAGAGCAGCTCATTGTGACCGACAGCAACAATAAATCGACAAAATATGACTTACCCAAAGATGAGTTTTTTGTTTCCATCGCGCCGTACGTTAAGGATACACACCCCTGTGCAACCCACAGCTTGACTGGATGCCAAGGGGAATTAACGGAACAAGAGTTTAGTGTTTATATCGAAGATACTGATGGCAATGTGATTATGGATCAAACCATGAAGTCCCAATCCAATGGCTTCATTGATCTTTGGTTACCTCGGGATAAGAAATATAGCGTAACGATAGAACAGGATGGTGTAAAAGCGAAAGCTGAGCTATCCACGTTTAAGAGTGATAACACATGTGTTACGACTATGCAGTTAGTGGAGAGTATCTAA
- a CDS encoding Lsa family ABC-F type ribosomal protection protein gives MSLINVTNLTFAYEGSYDNIFENVNFQIDTDWKLGFTGRNGRGKTTFLSLLLGKYEYSGNISAHVSFEYFPFQVDNKALNTIDVISEIFPDYIHWKLMRELSLLKVSEDVLYRPFDSLSNGEQTKVLLATLFIKENSFLLIDEPTNHLDMTARKLVSDYLNTKSGYILVSHDRSFLDNCVDHILSINKTNIEIQKGNFSSWWENKTRQDNFELAEDEKLRRDIKRLSASSKRTGNWSHEVEKTKNGTRNSGSKVDKGYIGHKAAKMMKRSKAIEQRQHSAINEKSKLLKNIENSENLEIKQLDYHKQHLAELDSISVFYGEKMVCSDISFTIEQGERIALSGKNGSGKSSIIKLICGEDMEYTGALKKDAQLIISYVSQDTSDLQGNLSDYARDNGIDESLFKSILRKLDFSRVQFEKDISMYSGGQKKKVLIAKSLSEKAHLYVWDEPLNFIDVISRMQIEELLLEYTPTLVFVEHDREFCNNVATKIVEL, from the coding sequence ATGTCATTAATAAATGTTACCAATCTAACCTTTGCCTATGAAGGCAGCTACGATAACATCTTTGAGAATGTAAACTTTCAAATCGATACGGATTGGAAATTAGGATTTACTGGAAGAAATGGTAGAGGGAAGACCACATTTCTGAGTTTATTGCTTGGAAAATATGAGTACAGCGGAAATATTTCTGCGCATGTCAGCTTTGAATATTTCCCTTTTCAGGTGGATAACAAGGCGCTTAATACCATTGATGTGATCAGCGAGATTTTTCCCGATTATATTCATTGGAAATTAATGCGTGAGCTCTCACTGTTAAAGGTATCTGAGGATGTGTTATATCGGCCCTTTGATTCATTGTCTAACGGAGAGCAAACGAAAGTGCTGTTAGCCACATTATTCATTAAGGAAAATAGTTTCCTGTTAATCGATGAACCTACCAATCATCTAGACATGACGGCAAGAAAACTAGTCAGTGATTATCTCAATACGAAAAGTGGATATATTCTGGTCTCTCATGACAGATCCTTTCTAGATAATTGTGTAGACCATATTTTGTCCATCAATAAGACCAATATAGAAATTCAAAAAGGCAATTTCTCCAGCTGGTGGGAGAATAAAACTAGACAAGATAACTTTGAGCTAGCAGAGGACGAGAAACTTAGAAGAGATATTAAACGCTTATCCGCCTCTTCTAAACGGACTGGTAACTGGTCTCATGAAGTGGAAAAAACCAAAAACGGGACGAGAAATTCCGGCTCTAAGGTGGATAAAGGATACATTGGTCACAAAGCTGCAAAAATGATGAAACGCTCTAAAGCCATTGAGCAAAGACAACATTCTGCCATCAACGAAAAGTCAAAGCTTCTTAAAAACATTGAAAATTCTGAGAATCTTGAAATTAAGCAGCTTGATTATCATAAACAACATCTCGCTGAATTAGACAGTATATCAGTCTTTTATGGTGAGAAGATGGTTTGCTCGGACATAAGCTTTACTATTGAGCAGGGGGAACGAATTGCGCTGTCGGGTAAAAATGGTTCGGGAAAATCGAGTATCATCAAACTGATCTGTGGTGAGGATATGGAATATACAGGCGCCTTAAAAAAAGATGCCCAACTTATCATCTCCTACGTATCACAAGATACTTCTGATTTACAGGGCAATTTATCAGACTATGCTAGAGACAATGGAATTGACGAAAGTCTGTTTAAATCAATTTTAAGAAAACTAGATTTCTCTAGAGTCCAATTTGAAAAAGATATATCTATGTACAGCGGCGGCCAAAAGAAGAAAGTTCTAATAGCTAAGAGTCTAAGCGAGAAAGCCCATTTGTATGTATGGGATGAACCGCTTAATTTTATTGATGTTATTTCCCGGATGCAAATTGAAGAGCTGTTGCTTGAATACACGCCGACTCTTGTTTTTGTAGAGCATGATCGGGAATTTTGCAATAATGTTGCAACGAAGATCGTTGAGCTTTAA
- a CDS encoding DinB family protein — MDKDLIIGDVLQELAGTRRMLEKLTQEHMTWKPHEKSMSLGGLSTHLVNLLNWQSAILLHSEFDLASVPYRREALESPAAVLQEFDMSARKIEQLISESNVEMLGAEWTLRNGAEIIRRQSRAAALRTIGLNHMIHHRAQLGVYFRLLNIPVPGLYGPSADELELA, encoded by the coding sequence ATGGATAAAGATCTGATCATCGGGGATGTTTTGCAGGAGTTAGCTGGTACTCGCCGTATGCTGGAAAAGCTGACGCAGGAGCATATGACATGGAAACCGCACGAAAAGTCAATGAGTCTTGGTGGGCTGTCAACACACCTCGTTAATCTGCTAAACTGGCAATCAGCTATTCTTCTTCACTCAGAGTTTGATTTGGCGTCTGTGCCCTATCGAAGAGAAGCGCTGGAGAGCCCTGCCGCGGTTCTGCAGGAGTTCGACATGAGTGCTCGCAAGATTGAACAATTAATTTCCGAAAGCAATGTGGAGATGCTTGGTGCAGAGTGGACGCTGCGTAATGGAGCAGAGATCATTCGCCGTCAGTCACGGGCAGCCGCGCTTCGTACCATTGGATTAAATCACATGATTCACCATCGGGCACAGCTTGGGGTATACTTCCGACTTCTAAATATACCAGTGCCGGGTCTTTATGGCCCTTCGGCTGATGAGTTAGAATTAGCATAA
- a CDS encoding OsmC family protein encodes MPNVQTFKATAHLQDGVKVITKARQFELIIDEPQSLGGTDTGMNPVEALLASLGACQSIVARVYASKFEVELEDFRVDVEGDLDLDGFFNRSEVRPGYSDIRYTFYIKTPSPAEKVEAFVHFLESKCPVGDTIAAPVNLKLNRIIIEN; translated from the coding sequence ATGCCAAACGTTCAAACTTTCAAAGCTACTGCTCATTTACAAGATGGAGTTAAGGTTATTACTAAAGCAAGACAATTCGAGCTGATCATAGACGAACCACAAAGCCTTGGGGGTACGGATACAGGAATGAATCCTGTAGAAGCTTTGCTTGCTTCTTTGGGCGCTTGCCAATCTATTGTTGCTCGAGTGTATGCCTCAAAATTTGAGGTAGAGCTTGAAGATTTTAGAGTAGATGTTGAGGGTGATCTGGACCTCGATGGATTTTTCAACCGTTCAGAAGTCCGTCCCGGTTATTCCGATATTCGTTATACGTTCTACATAAAGACCCCATCACCTGCTGAGAAGGTCGAAGCTTTTGTACATTTTTTAGAAAGCAAATGCCCTGTGGGTGACACGATTGCTGCCCCAGTGAATCTAAAGCTGAATCGAATTATTATCGAGAACTAA
- a CDS encoding SDR family oxidoreductase yields the protein MKIAITGATGHFGSLVIESLLKSVSAGDLVVSVRNPDKASALKARGVEVRQGDFDKPETLDVAFAGVDRLLIVSSDGDNETRIRQHKAAIDAAAKAGVGFIAYTSVGHAEKSELFLAEVHRVTEEAIRATGIPYSFLRNNWYMENEVGSIQGVVAGAPWVTSAGSGKVGWAARGDYAEAAANVLTGDGHENTIYELSGKPLTQEELTEIVSGVIGKEIKVLQVDDEAYAKIMAEVGVPEAALPFVVAIQRGIREGWLNIESGDLEKVLNRPATPLAEVVRDLVNNLQA from the coding sequence ATGAAAATAGCTATTACAGGTGCAACAGGTCATTTCGGATCATTAGTTATAGAATCACTACTTAAAAGTGTGTCCGCAGGGGATCTTGTAGTTAGTGTTCGGAATCCAGATAAAGCAAGTGCTCTGAAAGCGCGTGGAGTGGAAGTCCGCCAAGGGGACTTTGATAAACCGGAGACACTGGATGTAGCCTTTGCCGGTGTGGATCGACTGCTAATTGTATCTTCAGATGGAGATAACGAGACTCGGATTCGCCAACATAAAGCAGCTATTGATGCTGCCGCCAAAGCAGGTGTTGGATTCATTGCTTATACAAGCGTAGGACATGCAGAGAAGAGTGAGCTGTTCCTTGCTGAAGTACACCGTGTAACAGAAGAGGCCATTCGAGCAACCGGAATTCCTTACAGCTTCCTTCGCAACAATTGGTATATGGAGAATGAGGTTGGATCTATTCAAGGAGTAGTAGCAGGTGCCCCATGGGTAACTTCTGCCGGTAGCGGTAAAGTTGGCTGGGCAGCACGAGGAGATTATGCAGAAGCTGCTGCTAATGTTCTAACAGGAGATGGACATGAGAATACCATTTATGAATTGTCTGGCAAACCTTTAACACAAGAAGAACTGACTGAAATTGTAAGTGGAGTAATTGGTAAAGAAATCAAAGTGCTGCAGGTTGACGACGAAGCTTATGCGAAAATTATGGCTGAAGTCGGTGTACCAGAAGCTGCTCTGCCATTCGTTGTGGCGATTCAACGTGGTATTCGCGAAGGATGGCTGAATATTGAAAGTGGCGATCTGGAGAAAGTACTGAATCGTCCTGCCACTCCGCTAGCCGAAGTCGTTCGTGATCTAGTAAATAATTTGCAAGCTTAA
- a CDS encoding formylglycine-generating enzyme family protein, which produces MVKIPAGEIELRDDRKKSKWKVELNPFLLARFPVTVDLYNAITNKESKSPEENLKPMVGISWHDAISFCNLLSQKSGLKEVYSISEDSEHIICDGEADGFRLPSEAEWQYACKAGTTGYQYGELDKIAWYNENSDGELHTVGTKEPNAWGLYDMLGNVWEWCWDLYDEQMYGSYRIFRGGSWAEVARGCGATCRRRSHPTFSVDDLGFRLARSL; this is translated from the coding sequence ATGGTAAAAATTCCGGCAGGAGAAATAGAATTAAGAGACGATAGAAAGAAAAGCAAATGGAAAGTTGAATTAAATCCGTTTCTTCTTGCTCGATTCCCTGTCACAGTGGATCTCTACAATGCTATAACTAATAAAGAATCTAAATCACCAGAGGAAAATCTCAAGCCCATGGTGGGTATTTCTTGGCATGATGCTATTTCCTTTTGTAATCTGCTATCCCAGAAGTCTGGATTGAAAGAAGTCTATTCTATAAGTGAAGATAGTGAACACATTATTTGTGATGGGGAAGCAGATGGTTTTCGACTCCCTTCTGAGGCGGAGTGGCAATATGCATGTAAAGCAGGGACTACCGGCTATCAATACGGTGAGCTAGATAAGATTGCTTGGTATAATGAAAATTCAGATGGCGAACTACATACAGTAGGGACGAAAGAACCGAATGCATGGGGGCTTTATGATATGTTAGGGAATGTTTGGGAGTGGTGCTGGGATTTATATGATGAACAAATGTATGGCTCCTATCGAATTTTTCGGGGAGGCAGTTGGGCTGAAGTGGCCAGAGGTTGCGGAGCTACCTGTCGTCGTCGCAGCCACCCTACATTTAGTGTGGATGATCTTGGATTTCGTCTTGCTCGATCTTTATAG
- the spoVB gene encoding stage V sporulation protein B: MGMRKQSFVRGTFILTVSSFFTKGLGFLNGVLLARFLGAEGVGLLMIAHPLLPLFITLTELGLPVAISKLVSEAEVKQDEARVKRILKVSLSITGTLSIILTLVALFGSKWIASVFLADQRAYYAMVAITPIIPIIAMSAVLKGYFRGKQNMNPLAFSDIIENLAQIIVIIGVVNVLLPYGIAYAAAGAMAASVIGEGFGLLYLFALFKWANRGKIKTSPPPTSSISLKGDSTLRDLLRIGLPMTGSGFIHSLYHAFLPLLITKSLVLFGVSVEMATKQFGLLAGYALPMLFLPSFFTQSLSTALIPAISEASVSNNSKLLHNRMDIAMRSALIVGLPCTIILYLWAVPLTTMIYHSPEAGELLRLIAPIFFLYYFGAPLQAILLGLGKASTVMWNHILTNIFEVITIFILGSNIGIEGVAMGFGLGLLLLTLLNFLSVAGSIGFYFDFRIVFKVGAGGIVMTICGMTAHGILERLDLGQIIELSGALLVSLITYAATLQVTHAWERAPKPPKITPVS, from the coding sequence ATGGGGATGCGTAAACAAAGCTTTGTTCGTGGCACGTTCATTTTAACTGTGTCGTCATTTTTTACAAAAGGGCTTGGATTTTTGAACGGAGTCTTACTGGCACGTTTTTTGGGAGCAGAGGGAGTAGGGCTGCTTATGATTGCTCATCCGCTGCTTCCTTTATTTATTACACTCACAGAGCTGGGGCTTCCAGTTGCGATTTCAAAGCTTGTGTCGGAAGCCGAGGTTAAGCAGGATGAAGCGCGTGTAAAGCGAATTCTCAAAGTATCCTTAAGTATTACGGGGACGTTGAGTATTATATTAACTTTAGTAGCTCTATTTGGCTCTAAGTGGATCGCTTCAGTTTTTTTGGCTGATCAGCGGGCGTATTATGCTATGGTCGCTATTACGCCAATCATTCCAATTATTGCGATGTCAGCTGTATTGAAAGGTTATTTTCGTGGAAAACAGAACATGAATCCGCTTGCCTTTTCCGATATCATTGAGAATTTGGCGCAAATCATTGTCATTATCGGTGTTGTTAACGTTTTGTTGCCTTATGGTATTGCCTATGCAGCTGCGGGTGCTATGGCGGCATCCGTTATTGGCGAAGGATTTGGTTTACTCTACTTGTTTGCTCTTTTCAAATGGGCAAATCGAGGAAAGATCAAAACTTCTCCACCTCCTACGTCAAGTATTTCACTTAAAGGAGATAGTACGTTGAGAGATTTGCTGCGCATCGGTTTGCCGATGACAGGTAGCGGTTTTATTCATTCCCTCTATCATGCATTTCTCCCACTGCTGATTACGAAAAGCCTAGTACTGTTTGGTGTGAGTGTTGAGATGGCGACCAAGCAATTTGGTCTTCTGGCGGGTTATGCGCTCCCCATGTTGTTTCTTCCCAGCTTCTTCACACAATCCTTGTCAACTGCACTAATTCCGGCGATTAGCGAAGCAAGTGTGAGTAATAATAGCAAGCTTTTGCATAATCGGATGGATATCGCTATGCGCTCAGCACTTATTGTAGGACTCCCATGTACAATTATTTTGTACTTATGGGCTGTACCATTAACTACTATGATCTATCATTCTCCAGAAGCAGGCGAACTGTTAAGGCTGATTGCACCCATATTTTTTCTTTATTATTTTGGAGCACCATTGCAAGCAATTCTGCTTGGTTTAGGGAAGGCTTCAACCGTCATGTGGAACCATATTCTTACCAATATATTTGAAGTGATTACGATCTTTATCCTCGGTTCTAATATTGGCATCGAAGGGGTTGCTATGGGGTTCGGACTGGGATTGTTGCTGTTGACCCTACTGAATTTTTTATCTGTAGCCGGATCGATCGGATTTTATTTTGACTTTCGCATTGTATTCAAGGTGGGCGCGGGAGGAATTGTCATGACGATTTGCGGGATGACGGCTCACGGAATTCTGGAACGATTGGACCTGGGGCAGATCATTGAGCTGTCCGGAGCGTTGCTCGTTTCGTTGATCACCTACGCAGCAACATTGCAGGTAACCCATGCTTGGGAAAGGGCTCCGAAGCCGCCAAAGATTACACCTGTTTCTTGA
- a CDS encoding glycoside hydrolase family 3 C-terminal domain-containing protein, translated as MSTQNVGIPLEGFAEFSRTVAAEGAVLIKNDNQVLPLGESDNVAIFGRSQVNYYRSGTGSGGSVHVTYTTNLLDGLRSKKNLTVNEELAAVYEKWIEQNPFDNGGGAWAAEPWHQKEMILSDELVSEARSKSNKAILVIGRTAGEDQDNADAPGSYQLTNDEKAMLKQVTTYFEQTIVVLNVSNIIDMNWMNDESYKYPISTVIYSWQGGMEGGNAIADVLSGEVTPSGKLTDTIAYSINDYPSTQNYGNEFTNLYQEDIYVGYRYFETFCPEKVQFEFGYGLSYTTFSIEPEEATLITKEGETYIEIGVTVTNTGTTFAGKEVVQVYYEAPQGKLGKPAKALVSFGKTKVLEPGEAQRLTVSFSVQSMASYDDAGVTGHASAYVLEEGMYRLYVGTSVKQVVAIGVEGNDGYVVEALQVVEQLQEALAPTESFTRMMPGAQKADGSYEIVYVEVPKRKISMAERIETNLPETISQTGNLGYKLRDVYEQKVSMEAFIAQLSDEDLAAIVRGEGMSSPLVTPGTASAFGGVSDSLFNLGIPVACTADGPSGIRMDSGAKATQVAIGTLLAATWNAELVEELYVMEGQELLRNNVDSLLGPGLNIRRSPLNGRNFEYFSEDPLISGVFAAACTRGILKGGSTATMKHFACNNQEKHRSKVNAVVSERALREIYLKGFEIAVKQGGSNSIMTSYNPVNGHWAASNYDLNTTILRGEWGFKGIVMTDWWAIMNDVVNGGPADRKFTNWMVRAQNDLYMVVANYGAEINGWNDNTIESLENGTLTRGELQRSAINICEFIMNAPVFSRKQEIVETVESFKANPSLTVEQAQSLSQNPQVKPVVEGSTSFKVEQPGQYRILVHIMSTEPELAQSACNVTVNDQLMTTIQTNGTEGQWIKQKLVKVELEAGLYDMKLEFIKPGLQIDWIEFNKID; from the coding sequence TTGAGCACACAGAATGTGGGAATTCCATTAGAAGGTTTTGCAGAATTTAGCCGGACAGTAGCCGCTGAAGGTGCGGTGCTGATCAAGAACGATAATCAGGTGCTTCCGCTTGGCGAAAGCGATAATGTTGCGATTTTCGGCAGATCCCAAGTGAATTATTATCGCAGTGGTACAGGTTCCGGCGGTAGTGTCCATGTTACTTATACGACTAATTTATTGGATGGTCTTCGTAGTAAGAAGAACCTTACAGTTAATGAAGAACTGGCAGCTGTCTATGAGAAGTGGATTGAACAGAATCCGTTTGATAATGGTGGAGGCGCATGGGCTGCAGAGCCTTGGCATCAGAAGGAAATGATTCTGAGCGATGAATTGGTTTCCGAGGCTAGAAGCAAATCGAACAAGGCCATCCTTGTAATCGGTCGCACGGCTGGAGAAGATCAGGATAATGCTGATGCACCGGGAAGTTACCAATTAACGAATGATGAAAAGGCAATGCTGAAGCAGGTAACTACATATTTTGAACAAACCATCGTTGTCCTGAATGTCTCAAACATTATTGATATGAACTGGATGAACGATGAAAGCTATAAATATCCCATTTCGACTGTCATCTATTCCTGGCAGGGTGGTATGGAAGGCGGAAATGCAATTGCAGATGTACTGTCTGGTGAGGTAACTCCAAGCGGTAAACTGACGGATACAATCGCTTATTCCATCAATGATTACCCATCTACACAGAATTATGGGAATGAATTTACGAACTTGTATCAAGAAGATATCTATGTAGGATATCGTTATTTTGAGACATTTTGCCCAGAAAAGGTTCAATTTGAATTTGGTTACGGGTTATCTTATACAACTTTTAGTATCGAGCCGGAAGAAGCTACATTGATTACCAAAGAAGGCGAGACTTACATTGAAATCGGCGTAACCGTTACCAATACAGGAACTACCTTTGCTGGTAAAGAGGTTGTTCAGGTTTATTATGAAGCTCCGCAAGGTAAGCTCGGTAAACCAGCGAAAGCTCTGGTGTCATTCGGTAAGACAAAAGTTCTTGAACCGGGTGAAGCACAGCGCCTTACCGTGAGTTTCTCTGTACAATCGATGGCTTCTTATGATGATGCAGGCGTGACAGGACATGCCTCTGCTTATGTGCTTGAAGAAGGTATGTACCGCTTATATGTGGGAACTAGTGTTAAACAAGTAGTGGCAATCGGTGTTGAGGGTAACGACGGCTATGTCGTTGAAGCTCTTCAAGTTGTGGAGCAATTGCAAGAAGCTCTCGCGCCTACAGAAAGCTTTACGAGAATGATGCCAGGCGCTCAGAAGGCGGACGGCTCGTACGAGATTGTTTATGTTGAAGTTCCTAAACGTAAGATTTCGATGGCTGAGCGAATTGAAACTAATCTTCCAGAGACGATTTCACAAACAGGTAATTTAGGATACAAATTAAGAGACGTATATGAACAAAAAGTTAGTATGGAAGCCTTTATTGCCCAGCTCAGTGATGAGGACTTGGCAGCTATTGTACGGGGTGAAGGCATGAGCAGTCCTTTAGTTACACCGGGCACAGCTTCTGCATTTGGAGGCGTGAGTGACAGTTTATTCAATCTAGGAATTCCAGTTGCATGTACGGCGGATGGTCCTTCAGGGATCCGTATGGATAGCGGAGCTAAGGCAACTCAGGTTGCGATCGGAACGCTTCTTGCAGCTACTTGGAATGCGGAATTGGTAGAAGAGCTTTATGTCATGGAAGGTCAAGAATTGTTAAGAAACAACGTGGATTCCTTGCTTGGACCTGGTCTTAATATCCGCCGCAGTCCACTTAATGGGCGTAACTTTGAGTATTTTTCAGAAGATCCGTTGATCTCTGGCGTGTTTGCCGCTGCATGTACTCGCGGTATTTTGAAAGGCGGATCAACCGCTACGATGAAACACTTTGCTTGTAATAATCAGGAGAAGCATCGTAGCAAAGTTAACGCAGTGGTGTCTGAACGTGCGCTTCGTGAAATTTACTTGAAAGGCTTTGAAATCGCGGTGAAGCAAGGCGGTTCGAATTCTATTATGACCTCTTATAATCCAGTTAACGGACATTGGGCGGCTTCTAATTATGATTTGAACACCACGATTCTTCGCGGGGAATGGGGCTTTAAAGGGATTGTAATGACTGACTGGTGGGCGATCATGAATGATGTCGTTAATGGCGGACCAGCAGACCGGAAATTTACAAACTGGATGGTTCGTGCACAAAATGACCTCTACATGGTTGTTGCTAACTATGGTGCGGAAATTAACGGATGGAATGACAATACCATTGAATCCTTGGAAAATGGTACGTTAACACGTGGAGAGCTCCAACGCTCTGCCATAAACATCTGTGAGTTTATTATGAATGCACCTGTATTCTCGAGAAAACAGGAAATTGTAGAAACAGTAGAGTCCTTCAAAGCTAATCCTTCTCTTACTGTAGAACAAGCTCAATCCTTATCACAGAATCCACAGGTTAAACCTGTCGTAGAAGGATCGACTAGCTTTAAAGTGGAACAGCCTGGTCAATACCGTATCCTGGTGCATATCATGTCAACAGAACCTGAATTGGCTCAAAGTGCTTGTAATGTGACTGTGAATGATCAATTAATGACAACCATTCAAACGAATGGAACCGAAGGTCAATGGATTAAACAAAAGCTCGTGAAAGTTGAACTCGAAGCCGGTCTATATGATATGAAATTGGAATTCATCAAACCAGGTTTACAGATCGACTGGATCGAATTTAATAAAATCGATTAA
- the shc gene encoding squalene--hopene cyclase → MNPILSTVDNEIERLAAFLIDQQKEDGTWLFCFENGIVIDAYVIILFRILNVQNEALIRALHDRILAQQQPAGFWQLYRDEEAGNLSTSVEAYYALLYSGYSKVTDEPIQRAKRYILSKGGIGKVTSILTKVILAVTGQSKWPLAISSIPLEVLLFPSYFPINYFEFSGYSRVHLTPMLIMADQRFSFPTANGPDLSDLIDTRIEINESTSRGYQELQRVMQSGLDRILGSPRYIHEVARTKAEQFMLQRIESDGTLYSYGTSTILMIFALLALDYDQQHPIITKALDGLTAMQCRSESKTTIQNSPSTIWDTALITYALQEAQVPDHHLAIKRATSYLLSRQQNKTADWSIHNPDTAPGGWGFSESNTINPDVDDTTAALRAIRSLSTSQPSYLESWNRGLNWVLSMQNKDGGWPAFEKNTNKEMLTWLAIDGAKSAAIDPSEADLTGRTLEYLGNFAGLDTRNDFIERGTKWLIQHQEKDGSWYGRWGVCYIYGTWAALTGLQAVGLPLEHDTMQKGVKWLLSIQNSDGGWGESCQSDRLLRYVPLGESTPSQTAWALDALIAVHPEPTSEMEKGILRLIASINQVDWKSSYPTGAGLPGNFYSNYHSYQYIWPLLTLSHYRKKYGKAFKGFINGL, encoded by the coding sequence ATGAATCCTATACTGAGCACAGTAGATAATGAGATCGAGCGTTTAGCAGCATTCCTGATTGATCAACAGAAGGAAGACGGAACGTGGCTTTTTTGTTTTGAAAATGGGATCGTTATCGATGCGTATGTCATCATCCTCTTTCGGATATTAAACGTACAGAATGAAGCCCTCATACGAGCGCTACATGATCGCATTCTTGCTCAGCAGCAGCCCGCTGGATTCTGGCAATTGTATAGAGATGAAGAAGCCGGAAACTTATCTACCTCGGTTGAAGCCTACTACGCCCTTCTCTACTCTGGGTATAGTAAGGTGACAGATGAGCCGATACAGCGGGCTAAGCGTTATATCCTATCCAAAGGCGGAATTGGAAAAGTCACCAGTATATTGACTAAAGTCATTCTTGCCGTGACTGGTCAGAGCAAATGGCCTTTAGCGATTTCTTCGATCCCATTAGAGGTGCTATTATTCCCGTCCTACTTTCCTATTAACTATTTTGAGTTCTCTGGCTACTCAAGAGTGCATCTCACGCCTATGCTCATTATGGCCGATCAACGTTTCTCGTTCCCAACAGCTAATGGTCCGGATCTATCTGATCTCATAGACACACGTATTGAAATCAATGAATCTACTTCCCGTGGATATCAAGAACTGCAAAGGGTTATGCAATCTGGCTTAGACAGAATTCTTGGAAGTCCTCGTTACATTCATGAAGTTGCCCGAACCAAAGCAGAACAGTTTATGCTCCAGCGAATTGAATCCGACGGAACCCTGTACAGCTACGGAACCAGTACAATTCTTATGATTTTTGCACTGCTGGCTCTAGATTATGATCAGCAGCATCCTATAATTACGAAAGCCTTAGATGGGCTTACTGCGATGCAATGCCGTTCTGAAAGTAAAACAACCATTCAAAACTCTCCGTCTACGATATGGGATACGGCTCTAATCACCTATGCTTTGCAGGAGGCACAAGTTCCTGATCATCATCTTGCGATTAAACGGGCTACTTCGTATCTGCTGTCCAGACAGCAGAATAAAACGGCTGATTGGAGTATTCATAATCCGGATACGGCTCCCGGTGGATGGGGATTCTCAGAATCTAATACGATTAATCCGGATGTGGATGATACGACTGCTGCTTTACGGGCCATTCGAAGTTTATCGACAAGTCAGCCCTCCTATCTAGAGTCATGGAATCGCGGACTGAATTGGGTCTTATCGATGCAGAATAAAGACGGCGGCTGGCCGGCATTCGAAAAAAACACCAATAAAGAAATGCTCACATGGCTTGCTATCGATGGTGCCAAATCTGCGGCCATCGATCCCTCGGAGGCAGATTTAACCGGGCGTACCTTGGAGTATCTCGGGAACTTTGCCGGACTTGATACGCGGAACGATTTCATCGAGCGAGGGACGAAATGGCTAATCCAACATCAGGAGAAAGATGGTTCATGGTATGGAAGATGGGGAGTCTGTTACATTTATGGAACCTGGGCTGCATTAACAGGACTGCAAGCAGTTGGACTGCCACTTGAACATGATACTATGCAAAAAGGAGTGAAGTGGCTCCTAAGTATCCAGAACTCCGATGGAGGCTGGGGCGAATCATGTCAAAGTGATCGGTTGTTGCGATACGTACCATTGGGTGAGAGTACACCTTCGCAAACCGCATGGGCGCTTGATGCCCTTATCGCTGTTCATCCGGAACCAACCTCTGAGATGGAAAAAGGAATACTACGGCTTATCGCTTCTATTAACCAAGTCGATTGGAAAAGTTCGTATCCGACAGGTGCAGGTCTCCCCGGCAATTTTTATTCTAATTATCATAGCTATCAGTATATCTGGCCCTTACTCACATTGAGTCATTATAGAAAGAAATATGGTAAAGCTTTTAAGGGATTTATAAATGGGCTATGA